Part of the Ammospiza caudacuta isolate bAmmCau1 chromosome 3, bAmmCau1.pri, whole genome shotgun sequence genome, TTAATGCTTCTCCTATTATTTACCCAGTATGCAAACTTTTAGAATTGAGTCTGATCTAAACCCCAAGATTTTACGTGGGTTCACACAAAGCTCTCACAGCCTGGGCCTCTTAGTCACATTTCTTCTGCTCTAATGAAGAAACTTCATACCCTCCCTGGCTCTTGAACTTCCATTTGTTGTACTTGGTATTATTTTTCAGGATACTACACAAGGAAGATTATGTCCTCAGGCAGCAGGTAACAAATGGGACAAGCAGATATAGTAATTTATAAAGTTCAGTtccacttaaaagaaaaaaacatgctTCAAAACACACAGAGATTTAGCACTCAAGGCAGAGGACACTGATCTTGTTTTATACCTGCTGAATTAGCTTCATCTCTTACCATCAAGTTTGCAGGCAACAGGAGTTACTCACTTGTGACTGGTATCGGAGGAGGAGAATCACTTCATCTCTGGCCCAGGCCAGCTCTGGAGGAaccagctgcctgcagggaaaCGTGGCCAATATCCTGCTGCGCTCCGCAGCGCTGACATTGGGAGCAGCTCCATAGTAATGCACAGGGACGTACTCGCTCACAGCACAGATATAATAGGAGCCATTTATCAGGGTGACTGCAAGCCATGTGACTGGAGCAACCAGTGCCCTCCCCGTGATGCTGCAGAGGacaaagcagagcagcttgcaTTTCAGCAACCAGTTTGATGCCATCTCCCTCTCAAAATGAGAACTTTTGCCCATAACGAGCCTCCAAGTCTGGTTGTTCAGGGCATAGCCAACAACCAGAAGGATCAGTGCAGGCACTCCTAGGAAAGCCAGCCCATAGATAAGATTCTGTCCAACATGACAGGGACAGCTGAAcgtgaaaaaagagaaaagttgcTGCCCGCCAATTGTTAATATTGCAATTATTGCATTAGCAATAACAACCTCTTTGCCTTTTAGGAAAGTTAACCACTTTGGAAGGAAAGTCATTTTAGATCCTGTTCTTTACCAGATTCTTTTGATATAATTCAATACTAGCTTTTAGTTATATTTAACTAATGTCAATGGCAGAGCAGAATAAACATCAACAGCTTGAAATGAATACCACCAAACaacacccaaaacccccctacTAGTCTTTCTCCTCCCACTGATTTTCAGTGGCTTGTAAGCTAGCTTTAAGTATGCTTGCAGACATTCACTGATGTGTTTTAATTGATTCAGTAATTTATCTCAGCTGTTCTGGAAAATTGAGCTTTCAGGCTGTtgtgagctctgccagcccattgCTAATTGTCTGAAATTAACAATAAATTCCCCCTACCTTTTGGATGACATGCGGTGCTATCAAACTGATGGCTAACCTGTCAGGGTTAATTGCTAAGCTAATTGTTTTCTAATCAAGAGTAATTGGAAGAAACGTGGCAtgaaactaggaaaaaaaaaaaaaaggagcctTCCAGCTATTCTTCATAAAAGATCATCCAAACAAATCCTTGGCAAATggacagattaaaaaaaaagagagaatgcttccacttaaaaataaatttataaaatattccATAAGTTGCACAATGTTTGGAATCCCAGTGCTGTTTGCATTTGATTTCAGTTCTGGAGCAATTCATTGTCGAAACACTAGTCCGAGAAGTAGCCAGCTGCTGGATCATGAGGATTTTAGTGTTTCACCTCTAGGTGGGGTGTGTCTCTTTTCGTGACAGTGCTGAATGCTTCCTTTGGAAAgttggttgggattttttgtttgttttggtttggcgggttttttttttggggggggggggggggagggagggttgttgtttgttttttggttttgtttttttaatttattttatatatatataaaatctgcTATTCACAAAATGTCAAGCCAGCTGGTATTTATATAGTGTGTTTGTTCTAAGATTTCCTGCAAGTATAGTCAGTCCTATTCCATGGACAGAGATAAAAAATTTTCAATTAAGCGTTTCCACAGCTGGTTTCTGGATCTTCGGATAGATGACCTGAGCTCTGAACATCTCTCACAAATCAAGCCTTAAGCAGGGGTCTGAAAAATTGAAAACATTTCACTTTTGATGATTTTCTCTGGATCACACTTTTTCTAGGGTCACACTATCCAGTAGTTCTACGCATTGCATAACCTAGTCTGATCTGAATATGCAAATACTTATGTTTCAGTTCTGAAAAGTCAGACAGTCTGTCATATAAAC contains:
- the CALHM4 gene encoding calcium homeostasis modulator protein 4, giving the protein MTFLPKWLTFLKGKEVVIANAIIAILTIGGQQLFSFFTFSCPCHVGQNLIYGLAFLGVPALILLVVGYALNNQTWRLVMGKSSHFEREMASNWLLKCKLLCFVLCSITGRALVAPVTWLAVTLINGSYYICAVSEYVPVHYYGAAPNVSAAERSRILATFPCRQLVPPELAWARDEVILLLRYQSQVAGWLLIAVVVITVFLSYCLASCFSPLSFLHFRYWNSYVHNEQELFDEATEQHSRLYAMQNVRKFFGFVPGSENVKEIRIPSLREWQAISGLAFLKRVDKEHYDYSLLHDWALKERASGKYLRIDEDPGIITQL